A stretch of the Porifericola rhodea genome encodes the following:
- a CDS encoding zinc-dependent metalloprotease gives MNRKKINFLTLCFCVFLASCSVFNRSSSKKGAESAAPEEKKKGEFTAYDEVVTDKAESDSGLFVVHKVDGNYYFELPDTLLEREILLVSRISGVTPNLSFGGAGMKARSQQVIRFERKEKKIYMRHVSYTDVADMDKPIYQSVKNNNFEPVIQSFAIETISEDSSAVLIKVNDFFTSDIPIISALNDSQRKKFKVKRLDGGRSFIQHIHSYPRNLEIRHVLTYDADAPPADTEAGTLSLEMNQSMILLPDNPMRPRLADDRVGYFSIEQYDYGLDKQKAFQREYITRWKLVPKDEEAYARGELVEPVEPIVYYLDPATPMEWRPYLKKGIEDWQKAFEAAGFKNAIIAKDPPSKEEDPEFSPEDVRYSVIRYITTPIQNAQGPHVHDPRTGQILESDILWYHNVMNLLRNWYLIQTAASNPEARKVEFEQELMGELIRFVAAHEVGHTLGLPHNWGSSHAYPVDSLRSPSFTAKYGTAPSIMDYARFNYIAQPEDGVTDFFPQVGEYDDWSIKWGYTYFPDSDSPEDDKEVLDEWVKERADDPAYFYGRQSGAKIDPRSQNEDLGDDAVKASGYGLANLKRIVPELLEWTYREDETFDELKEIYEQVIVQWYRYMGHVTKNVGGVYENHKTYGQEGTVYEVVAKEDQKRAMDFLVEHAFETPEWMIDQEILNRIEHAGALDRVRKFQENVLKDLLAPQRLARQLEAEALSGGNTYTALEMMDDLREGIWSEVYRRRNIDPYRRNLQRAYLERMAYMLNNEIGSMSSGFKAYFGWTDVDVSQSDIRAIVREELNMLQEDIGKALRRNNNRETRVHLDDVLYRIEKILDKED, from the coding sequence ATGAACAGAAAAAAAATCAACTTCCTGACCTTATGTTTTTGCGTCTTTTTGGCAAGTTGTTCGGTTTTTAACCGTTCATCTTCTAAAAAAGGAGCAGAGTCAGCAGCTCCCGAAGAAAAGAAAAAAGGTGAGTTTACTGCCTATGATGAGGTAGTCACCGATAAAGCAGAGTCTGACAGTGGGCTGTTTGTGGTTCATAAAGTAGATGGCAACTATTATTTTGAACTACCAGACACGCTTCTGGAAAGAGAGATACTGCTGGTAAGTCGTATTTCGGGAGTAACGCCGAACCTGAGCTTCGGGGGGGCTGGTATGAAAGCACGCTCTCAGCAGGTTATCAGGTTTGAGCGTAAAGAAAAGAAAATATACATGCGCCACGTATCTTATACAGATGTGGCCGATATGGATAAGCCCATCTATCAGTCAGTTAAAAACAATAACTTTGAACCAGTTATTCAAAGCTTTGCTATTGAAACCATCAGCGAAGACTCCAGTGCTGTACTAATCAAGGTTAATGACTTTTTTACCAGCGATATTCCAATTATCAGCGCTCTAAATGATAGCCAGCGCAAAAAATTTAAAGTTAAAAGGCTGGATGGAGGGCGAAGCTTTATACAGCATATCCATAGCTACCCCAGAAATCTGGAAATACGCCACGTACTTACTTACGATGCCGATGCTCCTCCCGCAGATACCGAAGCTGGTACATTATCCTTGGAGATGAACCAGTCTATGATACTGCTACCGGATAATCCTATGCGCCCTCGTCTGGCAGATGACAGAGTAGGTTACTTTAGTATAGAGCAGTATGACTATGGTCTGGATAAGCAGAAGGCTTTTCAGCGCGAGTATATTACCCGTTGGAAACTGGTACCTAAAGATGAGGAGGCTTATGCCCGCGGAGAACTCGTAGAGCCTGTGGAGCCTATCGTGTATTATCTGGATCCGGCTACTCCTATGGAGTGGAGACCATACCTTAAGAAGGGAATAGAAGACTGGCAAAAAGCATTTGAAGCAGCAGGCTTTAAAAATGCGATTATCGCCAAAGACCCACCCAGCAAGGAAGAAGATCCTGAATTTAGCCCGGAAGATGTGCGCTACTCAGTAATTCGCTACATTACTACACCTATACAAAATGCGCAGGGACCTCATGTGCATGACCCCCGTACCGGCCAGATTCTGGAAAGCGACATTTTATGGTACCATAACGTGATGAACCTCTTGCGCAACTGGTATCTTATACAAACTGCTGCCTCTAATCCTGAAGCTCGTAAAGTAGAGTTTGAGCAGGAACTGATGGGAGAGCTTATTCGCTTTGTAGCAGCTCACGAGGTAGGACATACACTAGGTTTACCGCATAACTGGGGCTCTAGCCACGCTTATCCGGTAGACTCTTTGCGTTCTCCTTCTTTTACAGCTAAGTATGGTACTGCACCTTCTATTATGGACTATGCCCGCTTCAACTACATTGCGCAGCCAGAAGATGGAGTAACAGATTTCTTCCCTCAGGTAGGTGAGTACGATGACTGGTCAATTAAATGGGGCTATACTTACTTTCCTGATAGCGACTCTCCGGAAGATGATAAGGAAGTACTGGACGAATGGGTGAAAGAAAGAGCTGACGATCCGGCCTACTTCTACGGACGCCAATCCGGGGCTAAAATTGACCCTCGCTCTCAAAACGAAGATTTAGGAGACGATGCTGTAAAAGCTAGCGGTTATGGCCTTGCTAATTTAAAGCGGATAGTTCCTGAACTGCTAGAGTGGACTTATCGTGAAGACGAAACTTTTGATGAGCTAAAAGAAATCTATGAGCAGGTTATTGTGCAGTGGTACCGCTACATGGGCCATGTAACTAAGAATGTTGGTGGTGTATACGAAAACCATAAAACTTATGGGCAGGAAGGGACTGTTTACGAAGTGGTTGCTAAAGAAGACCAGAAAAGAGCGATGGACTTTTTAGTAGAACATGCTTTTGAAACGCCTGAGTGGATGATAGACCAGGAAATATTAAACAGAATAGAACATGCCGGTGCACTGGATAGAGTGCGTAAATTTCAGGAAAATGTACTGAAAGATTTGCTAGCCCCTCAGCGCCTGGCACGTCAACTGGAGGCAGAAGCACTTAGTGGAGGCAATACTTATACCGCGCTGGAAATGATGGATGACCTACGCGAGGGTATCTGGTCTGAGGTTTACAGGAGGCGTAATATAGACCCTTATCGCAGAAATCTGCAAAGAGCTTATCTGGAGCGTATGGCTTATATGCTTAACAATGAGATCGGCAGTATGTCTAGTGGTTTTAAAGCTTACTTCGGCTGGACAGACGTAGATGTTAGCCAGTCTGATATCAGGGCGATTGTGCGGGAAGAGCTTAATATGCTACAGGAGGATATTGGCAAGGCGCTTCGCAGAAACAACAACAGAGAAACCAGAGTACATCTGGATGATGTTCTTTACCGGATAGAAAAAATACTAGACAAGGAAGACTAA
- a CDS encoding ABC transporter permease, protein MLKNYIKIAYRNLLKNKIFSFINILGLAIGMAACLLIIHYVRFELSYENSHEHADNIYRVTLDLYNGSEYVVTDCETYGPLAPMLKEKFPEVLNFVRMFHNEVQEVKVGDSRFYEDQVYFADSTVFQVFTYPLRYGDPQTALVAPHQVVLNVSTAIKYFGKANVVGEAIELNNELYQISGVMEDLPPNTHLKFNFLLSHTTINKMWEWYEKYGWSGNNEYTYLLMQEGTDLTAFNDKLLALSRSLEDKIDGDIFVAEPINDIHLYSHKTFEPEVNGKAEVVYTLLIIAIFIIIIAWVNYINLSTARAIERSREVGIRKVMGSARAQLITQFMLESFIVCLLASTIALTLLQLSLPAFRDIAGQPLPLNVVQDPYFWYLVLSILGIGAVVSGLYPALVLSSFRPVMVLKGKLKTSTHGQWLRKGLVVAQFAATIALLAGTITVYLQIKHLRDQDLGVNVKQTLALHTPLLNVDDSLYYTSYISFKNELIRETEIEEVALSESLPGLSLHELSTTTGIQRVGDEEANGYNYYIIRIDEDFIPLMNIELIEGRNFDRQGDYSRQVIINEEAVKTLGFSSATEAVGDQITAGGDANTIIGVIKNYHQRSPKEAHLPMIFPYLTTGSYFTMKLNSQHMQQRLAEIEEVWQRVFPDNAFNYFFLDEKYDQQYRADTQFGQVIGIFSSLAIFIACLGLFGLSSFTIVQRTKEIGVRKVLGASVAQIVRLLSQDYIKLVLLASIIALPLAYIALQAWLDGYASRIKMSFWVLGSPLIIVLLIAVITVSIQTIKAAFANPARSLRYE, encoded by the coding sequence ATGCTCAAAAATTACATCAAGATTGCATACCGAAACCTACTGAAGAATAAGATATTTAGCTTTATCAACATTTTAGGGTTGGCTATAGGTATGGCCGCGTGCCTGTTGATTATACATTATGTACGTTTTGAACTAAGCTATGAAAACTCTCATGAGCATGCTGATAACATTTATAGAGTTACCTTAGACCTTTACAATGGTTCTGAATATGTCGTGACCGACTGCGAAACCTATGGCCCCCTGGCCCCTATGCTCAAAGAAAAGTTTCCTGAAGTACTCAACTTTGTCAGGATGTTCCATAATGAGGTGCAGGAAGTAAAAGTAGGCGACAGCAGGTTTTATGAAGATCAGGTCTATTTTGCTGACTCAACGGTTTTTCAGGTTTTTACTTACCCACTACGTTATGGTGACCCTCAAACCGCATTGGTAGCTCCGCATCAGGTGGTACTAAACGTGAGCACAGCTATCAAGTATTTTGGTAAAGCAAATGTGGTTGGAGAAGCTATTGAGCTAAATAATGAATTGTACCAGATTTCCGGAGTAATGGAAGACCTCCCTCCTAATACTCACCTGAAGTTCAATTTTTTACTTTCTCATACGACGATCAACAAAATGTGGGAGTGGTATGAAAAATATGGGTGGAGTGGAAACAATGAATACACATACCTGCTCATGCAAGAAGGTACAGATTTAACAGCTTTTAATGATAAACTTTTGGCACTTTCCAGAAGCCTTGAAGATAAAATTGATGGTGATATTTTTGTAGCCGAACCTATTAACGACATACACCTTTATTCTCATAAAACATTTGAGCCTGAAGTAAACGGTAAAGCAGAAGTAGTGTATACCCTACTGATTATTGCGATATTCATTATTATTATCGCATGGGTAAACTACATAAATCTATCTACTGCCCGAGCTATTGAGAGATCTCGCGAAGTAGGTATCAGAAAAGTTATGGGCTCTGCCCGTGCTCAACTCATTACTCAGTTTATGCTGGAGTCTTTTATCGTATGTTTACTCGCCAGCACCATTGCTCTTACACTATTGCAACTGAGCCTTCCTGCTTTTAGAGATATTGCCGGTCAACCGCTGCCACTCAACGTAGTGCAAGACCCTTATTTCTGGTATCTGGTGCTTAGCATACTTGGGATCGGAGCAGTAGTATCGGGGCTTTACCCCGCATTGGTATTGTCTTCTTTTCGTCCGGTTATGGTGCTTAAAGGCAAACTGAAAACTTCTACTCACGGACAATGGCTTCGTAAGGGCCTGGTAGTAGCTCAATTTGCGGCTACTATCGCTCTTCTGGCTGGTACTATCACTGTTTATTTACAGATTAAACATTTGCGCGATCAGGATCTTGGCGTAAATGTGAAGCAGACACTGGCTCTACATACCCCGCTCTTAAATGTAGATGACTCACTTTACTACACATCATATATCAGCTTTAAAAATGAGCTGATCAGGGAAACAGAAATAGAAGAAGTAGCTCTCTCTGAGTCTTTACCCGGCTTGAGTTTACATGAGTTGAGCACTACAACGGGTATACAAAGAGTAGGTGATGAGGAAGCAAACGGATACAACTATTATATTATTCGTATTGATGAGGACTTTATCCCGCTCATGAATATTGAGCTTATTGAAGGTAGAAACTTTGATAGGCAGGGGGATTATAGCAGACAGGTCATTATTAATGAAGAAGCGGTAAAAACTTTGGGTTTTTCCAGTGCCACAGAAGCCGTAGGTGATCAAATTACTGCCGGTGGAGATGCCAATACTATTATTGGAGTCATTAAAAATTATCATCAGCGTTCTCCCAAAGAAGCGCATCTGCCTATGATTTTCCCATACTTAACTACTGGTAGCTATTTTACTATGAAGCTAAACTCGCAGCATATGCAGCAGAGGCTGGCCGAAATAGAAGAAGTATGGCAGAGGGTATTTCCTGATAATGCTTTTAATTACTTTTTTCTGGATGAAAAGTACGATCAGCAGTATCGCGCTGACACTCAGTTTGGGCAAGTGATTGGCATTTTCTCAAGTTTAGCGATTTTCATTGCATGCCTGGGACTGTTTGGATTATCTTCTTTCACCATTGTTCAGCGCACCAAAGAAATTGGGGTGCGTAAGGTATTAGGTGCTTCCGTGGCACAAATAGTCCGCTTACTTTCTCAGGATTATATCAAACTGGTTTTGCTAGCCAGTATTATTGCTTTACCCTTGGCCTATATTGCCCTTCAGGCCTGGCTGGATGGTTACGCGAGCCGTATAAAGATGAGCTTCTGGGTGCTTGGTAGTCCATTAATAATTGTACTGCTCATTGCGGTAATTACGGTAAGCATACAAACTATAAAAGCAGCATTCGCAAATCCCGCCAGGTCGCTGAGGTATGAATAA
- a CDS encoding ABC transporter permease translates to MIKNYFIIAYRNLIKNKVFSFVNLLGFTLGFVAFIFIALYVADELSYDRFHKQAAHIYRLTEHVIDDKGERHNAKAATRIAPAAIENFAAVKEAVRLNVFGRFTLGYNDFRDYEILYTSDESFFRIFDCSFIEGDATNALSNPYSIVLTKTLAHKYFGNESPLGKSMYNNRFGSELKVTAVIEDFPANSHMRPGLLIPFSSMLSYEYIQALTENDWYSHEFATYLLLDEQADTSRIARGLTEIANRNRDEMYHRNSYHLQALTDIHFHSHHLDNDYIIPGSMNYIYIFAGIGLLILLVAFVNYINLSTARAMKRVKEVGLRKAVGASRKQLMYQFICESLLLVLLTMILAITIVQLLLPAFNDLAYKALKLDLLDGPILAVLLVVALISGLLAGAYPAFYLSGIHPSLILKQQWSLQQNSWLRQMLVVGQFSFAILMISLTIVNYQQMDYIRNADLGYEREQLLAVDINSGVLRSRYEAVKSEFESIPQVQKVSAVSRIPGDWKGISRAGIETDHQNVDFLYLAGDEDFLPTFGIQLLEGRNFINSPADSAKVILNQTAVKALDLTDPIGKRIKLTHFNQNKVSIPFEMEVIGVIQDVHFEKVHHQIAPTLITYRLNPFYPIDYYTLKIGTEDVQAILSAIDKLTQEFDPENPLEYNFLDDKFEELYLSETKSGELISVATFFAILIACMGLFGLTNFSVEQRTKEVGVRKVLGAEVWQIVWLISRKFMLLISIAFFITTPIGWWLNKNWLNEFAYHIDLTLEQLLLSALSVILVSLITISYQTIKAALANPANSLRYE, encoded by the coding sequence ATGATTAAAAACTACTTTATAATAGCCTACCGTAATCTGATTAAGAACAAAGTATTTTCTTTCGTCAATCTTTTGGGCTTTACCTTAGGATTTGTTGCCTTCATATTTATTGCTCTCTACGTAGCTGATGAGCTAAGTTATGATCGCTTTCACAAGCAGGCAGCACATATTTACCGCTTAACAGAGCATGTAATAGACGATAAGGGTGAAAGGCACAATGCCAAAGCCGCTACGCGGATAGCTCCGGCTGCTATAGAAAATTTTGCTGCGGTAAAAGAAGCTGTGCGACTGAATGTATTTGGCCGTTTTACTTTAGGCTATAATGATTTTCGTGATTATGAAATTCTTTATACCTCCGACGAGAGTTTCTTCCGAATTTTTGACTGTAGCTTTATTGAAGGTGATGCCACCAATGCTTTATCCAACCCCTACTCTATTGTACTTACTAAGACTCTGGCTCATAAATATTTTGGAAACGAATCTCCACTGGGTAAAAGTATGTACAATAACCGCTTCGGTTCAGAACTAAAGGTTACAGCAGTTATAGAGGATTTTCCTGCTAACTCTCATATGCGTCCCGGCTTATTGATCCCTTTCAGCAGCATGCTGTCTTATGAGTACATACAAGCATTGACAGAAAACGATTGGTACTCACATGAATTTGCTACCTACCTCCTACTGGATGAACAGGCTGATACCAGTAGAATTGCCCGGGGCCTGACCGAAATTGCCAATCGTAACCGCGATGAGATGTACCACCGTAACAGCTATCATTTACAGGCGTTGACAGATATTCATTTTCACTCTCACCATCTGGACAATGACTACATTATTCCCGGAAGTATGAACTATATCTATATTTTCGCGGGAATAGGACTGCTTATTTTACTGGTAGCATTTGTAAATTATATTAACTTATCTACTGCCCGAGCTATGAAACGGGTAAAAGAAGTAGGCCTCAGAAAAGCTGTGGGGGCAAGCCGAAAGCAACTTATGTATCAGTTTATCTGTGAGTCTTTGCTACTGGTTCTTCTCACTATGATACTGGCTATAACCATTGTTCAGCTTTTGCTACCCGCGTTTAATGACCTGGCATACAAAGCTTTGAAGCTAGATCTTTTAGATGGTCCTATACTAGCTGTGCTTTTGGTGGTAGCGCTAATTTCGGGGCTGTTGGCAGGAGCTTACCCTGCTTTTTATCTGTCGGGTATTCACCCTTCTCTTATTCTTAAGCAGCAATGGTCACTTCAGCAGAACAGCTGGCTACGGCAAATGCTGGTAGTAGGGCAGTTTTCGTTCGCCATATTGATGATTTCCCTCACCATAGTAAATTATCAGCAGATGGACTATATACGAAATGCAGACCTGGGCTATGAGCGTGAACAGCTATTAGCAGTTGATATTAATAGCGGCGTATTAAGAAGCAGGTACGAGGCCGTTAAGTCAGAGTTTGAATCTATCCCCCAAGTACAAAAAGTAAGCGCCGTTTCTAGAATACCCGGTGACTGGAAGGGTATCTCTCGTGCAGGTATTGAGACTGATCATCAGAATGTAGACTTTCTATACCTGGCCGGAGACGAAGATTTTCTGCCCACTTTTGGCATACAACTTCTGGAGGGGAGAAATTTTATCAATAGCCCGGCAGATTCAGCAAAAGTAATTTTGAACCAGACGGCCGTAAAAGCCCTGGACCTGACTGACCCAATTGGTAAAAGAATTAAGCTTACGCACTTTAATCAGAATAAAGTAAGTATACCCTTTGAAATGGAAGTTATAGGGGTCATACAAGATGTACATTTTGAGAAAGTGCACCACCAAATTGCGCCTACCCTTATCACCTATCGTCTTAACCCTTTTTACCCGATAGACTATTATACCCTTAAGATAGGTACAGAGGATGTACAGGCTATCTTAAGCGCTATTGACAAGCTTACTCAGGAATTTGACCCGGAAAACCCTCTGGAGTATAATTTTCTGGATGATAAGTTTGAAGAGTTATATCTTTCCGAAACCAAATCAGGAGAATTGATTAGTGTGGCTACTTTTTTTGCTATACTTATTGCCTGCATGGGGCTCTTTGGGCTGACTAACTTTTCTGTAGAGCAACGCACCAAAGAAGTTGGTGTACGCAAAGTGTTGGGTGCAGAGGTTTGGCAAATTGTGTGGTTAATTTCCCGGAAGTTTATGCTGCTGATTAGTATTGCATTTTTTATCACTACACCTATTGGCTGGTGGCTAAATAAAAATTGGCTCAATGAGTTTGCCTACCATATAGACCTTACTCTGGAGCAGCTCTTGCTTTCAGCTTTATCAGTCATTCTTGTCAGTCTAATCACGATCAGCTACCAAACGATTAAGGCGGCACTGGCCAACCCGGCAAACTCGCTTCGGTACGAATAA
- a CDS encoding sigma-54-dependent transcriptional regulator yields the protein MDKRDGKILIIDDDQAVLYTARLILKQLFTQIKAAAHPSEVMSLLEVEHYDVILLDMNFAQGKTSGQEGLFWIEEILKVDREAQIIVTTAYGDIDLAVNAMKIGAVDFLTKPWEKERLSTTILSHFQRHRSQKELYQLKGREAALSQDLESPFSEIVSQSDAMRTVFDTVRKVSATDANVLILGENGTGKELVARAIHRASLRAGQAFIKVDLGAVTETLFESELFGHARGAFTGAVEERAGRFEIASSGTLFLDEIGNLTLPLQAKLLTALQSKQIVRVGTNKPIQTDVRLICATNMPLYELANQERPGFRQDLLYRINTVEIHLPPLRHRPEDIEVLLLHFIRFFAKKYQKGELSINARTLKQLRHYQWPGNVRELQHAVERAVILSDSSSLETENFLMPKSQANTTKVETTLNLEQIEKQTIADAIQKYKGNLSHASKALGMGRSTLYRKMKKYDL from the coding sequence ATGGATAAAAGAGACGGAAAGATACTGATTATAGATGATGATCAGGCGGTGCTGTATACTGCCAGATTAATACTTAAACAGTTGTTTACGCAGATAAAAGCTGCCGCGCACCCGTCTGAAGTGATGAGTTTGCTTGAGGTAGAGCATTACGATGTGATATTGCTGGATATGAACTTTGCCCAGGGCAAAACCAGTGGTCAGGAAGGGCTTTTTTGGATTGAAGAAATTTTAAAAGTAGACAGAGAAGCGCAAATCATCGTCACTACCGCCTATGGCGATATAGACCTGGCAGTAAATGCTATGAAAATTGGAGCGGTAGACTTTTTAACCAAACCCTGGGAAAAGGAGCGCCTTAGCACAACTATACTTTCACATTTTCAGCGGCACCGCTCTCAAAAAGAGCTTTACCAACTTAAAGGTCGCGAAGCTGCGCTAAGTCAGGACCTGGAAAGTCCATTTAGCGAGATAGTCAGTCAGTCTGATGCTATGCGGACTGTTTTTGACACCGTGCGAAAGGTATCTGCAACAGATGCCAATGTGCTCATTCTGGGAGAGAACGGTACAGGCAAAGAGCTGGTAGCAAGAGCGATTCATCGTGCATCGCTAAGAGCAGGGCAGGCGTTTATAAAAGTAGATCTGGGTGCAGTAACGGAAACTCTGTTTGAGTCAGAGCTCTTTGGGCATGCCAGAGGAGCATTTACAGGTGCAGTAGAGGAGCGGGCAGGCAGGTTTGAAATTGCTTCTTCGGGTACGCTTTTTCTGGATGAAATCGGAAATCTCACCCTTCCACTTCAGGCAAAGCTACTTACGGCACTGCAAAGTAAGCAAATTGTAAGGGTAGGTACGAATAAACCTATACAAACCGATGTACGCTTGATCTGTGCTACCAATATGCCTCTTTATGAACTAGCGAACCAGGAAAGACCTGGCTTCCGACAGGATTTACTATACAGAATTAATACTGTAGAAATACACTTGCCTCCGCTTAGGCACCGCCCCGAAGATATTGAAGTTTTGCTTCTTCATTTTATTCGTTTTTTTGCTAAAAAATACCAAAAGGGAGAGTTAAGCATAAACGCACGTACACTAAAGCAATTAAGGCATTACCAATGGCCGGGCAATGTACGTGAGCTTCAGCATGCCGTGGAGCGTGCAGTAATCTTGAGTGACTCTAGCAGCCTGGAGACAGAAAACTTTTTGATGCCCAAAAGTCAGGCAAATACGACCAAAGTTGAAACTACCCTAAATCTGGAGCAGATAGAGAAACAAACGATAGCGGATGCTATTCAAAAATATAAAGGCAATTTAAGCCATGCTTCTAAAGCTTTGGGTATGGGAAGAAGCACACTTTATCGTAAGATGAAAAAGTACGATCTTTAA
- a CDS encoding sensor histidine kinase, whose product MRYTIFRTQILLRLLFLNLIGFGIFYVLTQTHFWLVSLWLTLLFVALFTELIRYIERTHREMENLVIAVQQGEFSNTYYQQPAMKGHMLSEVFNQLVSTFKKLRQEKEVNHLYLQNVVAQIPIAIICLDAEGNIQLINQAAKQLFKKPAIRQLQDFQEIDSELYHTIESLEAGEKTMLKLIVRQQLLQLSVQATAFKMNDQYYKLLSMQDFRSELEEQEVDSWQKLIRVLTHEIMNSVIPISNLTSMVNQMLIQTQDDGRVQLNTLDSEELNDLHGSLITIEERTLGLINFVKAYKSLTQIAQPQFRAVEVRELFSRLHALMKPRLQEKNIEWHEHIRADSLQIKADFELVEQILINLVNNAIDASQHRPQPKISLQAFIDDKNQTVLQLKDNGNGIEEEILEHIFVPFFTTKSEGSGIGLSLSRQIMRLHKGNISVQSVKGEGSTFSLIF is encoded by the coding sequence ATGCGATATACCATTTTCAGAACCCAGATACTGCTTCGGCTGCTGTTTCTTAACTTAATAGGTTTCGGTATTTTTTATGTGCTAACTCAGACGCATTTCTGGCTGGTTTCACTCTGGCTAACCTTGCTTTTTGTCGCTTTATTTACAGAGCTTATACGCTACATAGAGCGTACACACCGCGAAATGGAAAATCTGGTGATTGCTGTACAACAGGGGGAATTTTCTAATACTTACTACCAGCAGCCAGCCATGAAAGGGCATATGCTCAGCGAAGTTTTCAATCAACTGGTCAGTACTTTTAAAAAGCTAAGGCAAGAGAAAGAGGTCAATCATTTATATCTACAAAATGTAGTAGCTCAGATTCCAATTGCTATAATTTGTCTGGATGCAGAGGGTAATATACAACTAATCAATCAGGCGGCTAAACAACTTTTTAAAAAGCCAGCCATCAGGCAGTTGCAAGACTTTCAGGAAATAGACAGCGAACTTTATCATACAATTGAAAGTCTGGAAGCCGGAGAAAAAACTATGTTAAAGCTCATAGTTAGGCAGCAACTGCTACAGTTGTCAGTACAGGCTACTGCATTTAAAATGAATGATCAGTATTATAAACTCCTTTCTATGCAGGATTTTCGCTCAGAGTTAGAAGAGCAGGAAGTAGATTCTTGGCAAAAGCTGATCAGAGTACTTACCCACGAAATCATGAATTCTGTGATTCCGATTTCCAATCTGACGAGTATGGTCAATCAGATGCTGATTCAAACCCAAGATGATGGCAGGGTACAGCTCAATACGCTGGATTCAGAAGAACTAAACGATTTACATGGAAGCCTGATTACTATTGAAGAGCGTACGCTTGGCCTTATAAACTTTGTTAAAGCTTACAAAAGCCTCACCCAAATCGCTCAGCCACAGTTTCGTGCTGTTGAGGTGCGGGAGCTATTTAGCAGGTTGCATGCTCTTATGAAGCCACGCTTACAGGAGAAGAATATAGAGTGGCATGAGCATATCAGAGCAGACAGTCTGCAAATTAAAGCTGATTTTGAGCTGGTTGAGCAGATTTTGATCAACCTTGTGAATAATGCCATAGATGCTTCACAGCATAGGCCACAACCCAAAATAAGTCTCCAGGCGTTTATTGATGACAAAAATCAGACTGTACTTCAGTTAAAAGACAATGGCAATGGAATTGAAGAAGAAATACTAGAGCATATTTTTGTGCCTTTTTTTACTACTAAAAGCGAAGGCTCAGGCATAGGCTTAAGCCTTTCCCGACAAATAATGCGCTTGCACAAAGGCAATATCAGTGTGCAATCTGTAAAAGGAGAAGGTAGTACATTTAGTCTTATCTTTTAG